Proteins encoded by one window of Sorex araneus isolate mSorAra2 chromosome 3, mSorAra2.pri, whole genome shotgun sequence:
- the DIO3 gene encoding thyroxine 5-deiodinase → MPRQAARRLVWREGSGSPGVSGAAVTMLRSLLLHSLRLCAQTASCLVLFPRFLGTACMLWLLDFLCIRKHFLGRSRHGPPEPEAEVNSDGEEVAPEDPPLCVSDDNRLCTLASLKAVWHGQKLDFFKQAHEGGPAPNSEVVLPDGFLSQHILDYARGSRPLVLNFGSCTUPPFMARMSAFQRLVTKYQRDVDFLIIYIEEAHPSDGWVTTDSPYSIPQHRSLEERVSAARMLQQGAPSCALVLDTMANSSSSAYGAYFERLYVIQSGTIVYQGGRGPDGYQVSELRSWLEHYDAQLRGAQRPAV, encoded by the coding sequence ATGCCTCGACAGGCCGCCCGGCGCCTGGTGTGGCGAGAAGGCAGCGGGTccccgggggtctcgggggcGGCCGTCACCATGCTCCGCTCCCTGTTGCTTCACTCCCTGCGGCTCTGCGCCCAGACGGCCTCGTGCCTCGTGCTCTTCCCGCGCTTCCTGGGCACGGCCTGCATGCTCTGGCTGCTGGACTTCCTGTGCATCCGCAAGCATTTCCTGGGCCGCAGCCGCCACGGGCCGCCCGAGCCCGAGGCGGAGGTCAACAGCGACGGCGAGGAGGTGGCCCCCGAGGACCCCCCGCTCTGCGTGTCCGACGACAACCGCCTGTGCACCCTGGCGTCGCTGAAGGCCGTGTGGCACGGCCAGAAGCTGGATTTCTTCAAGCAGGCGCACGAGGGCGGGCCGGCGCCCAACTCCGAGGTGGTCCTGCCCGACGGCTTCCTGAGCCAGCACATCCTCGACTACGCCCGAGGGAGCCGCCCGCTGGTGCTCAATTTCGGCAGCTGCACCTGACCGCCGTTCATGGCGCGCATGAGCGCCTTCCAGCGCCTGGTCACCAAGTACCAGCGCGACGTCGACTTCCTGATCATCTACATCGAGGAGGCGCACCCCTCCGACGGCTGGGTCACCACCGACTCCCCGTACAGCATCCCGCAGCACCGAAGCCTGGAGGAGCGCGTGAGCGCGGCGCGCATGCTACAGCAGGGCGCGCCCAGCTGCGCGCTCGTCCTGGACACGATGGCCAACTCCAGCAGCTCGGCGTACGGCGCCTACTTTGAGCGCCTGTACGTCATCCAGAGCGGCACCATCGTGTACCAGGGCGGCCGCGGCCCTGACGGGTACCAGGTCTCCGAGCTGCGCTCCTGGCTGGAGCACTACGACGCGCAGCTGCGGGGAGCTCAGCGCCCCGCGGTATAA